The following are encoded in a window of Gossypium raimondii isolate GPD5lz chromosome 13, ASM2569854v1, whole genome shotgun sequence genomic DNA:
- the LOC105783454 gene encoding benzyl alcohol O-benzoyltransferase, with protein MATSSTSLVFKVHRHEPELIAPAKPTPHEYKLLSDIDDQEGLRFQIPVIQFYKYNPSMQGKDPVRVIREALAQALVFYYPFAGRLREGAQRKLMVDCSGEGVMFIEADADVTLEQFGDALQPPFPCLEELLYDVPGSTGVLNCPVILIQVTRLRCGGFIFALRLNHTMSDAAGLAQFMFAVGEMARGRLTPSIPPVWERHLLRARDPPRVTCKHREYEEVEGTIVPYDDMVHRSFFFGPMEVSALRKLVPKHLRKCSTFELLTACLWRCRTIAIQANPEEEVRIICIVNARSRFNPPLSSGYYGNAFAFPVAVAQAGKLCQNPLGYSLELVKQAKNDVTEEYMKSLADLMVIKGRPHFTVIRSYLVSDVTRAGFDDADFGWGKAVYGGPAKGGVGAIPGVASFLIPFKNKKGEAGIVLPITLPARAMEIFVKELDGMLKGKPIERKPGFILSSL; from the exons ATGGCAACTTCCTCCACTTCCCTAGTGTTCAAGGTTCACCGACATGAACCTGAACTAATAGCTCCGGCTAAGCCTACCCCTCATGAATACAAACTATTATCCGACATCGATGATCAAGAAGGTCTTCGGTTCCAAATTCCGGTTATCCAATTTTACAAATACAACCCTTCCATGCAAGGAAAAGACCCTGTTAGGGTGATCAGGGAGGCACTTGCACAAGCGTTAGTGTTTTATTACCCGTTTGCCGGTAGGCTAAGGGAAGGAGCTCAGCGCAAGCTGATGGTGGATTGCAGCGGTGAAGGTGTAATGTTTATCGAAGCGGATGCGGATGTTACGCTGGAGCAATTCGGTGATGCACTTCAACCACCATTCCCATGCTTGGAGGAGCTCCTTTATGATGTTCCGGGTTCTACTGGGGTGTTGAATTGCCCCGTAATACTTATTCAG GTAACGCGACTTAGATGCGGTGGTTTTATCTTCGCCCTTCGCCTGAACCACACCATGAGCGATGCTGCTGGCCTAGCTCAATTCATGTTTGCTGTAGGAGAAATGGCTCGTGGTAGGCTTACCCCATCCATTCCACCCGTATGGGAAAGGCATCTGTTGCGGGCTAGAGATCCACCGAGAGTCACATGTAAGCATCGTGAGTACGAAGAAGTAGAGGGAACCATTGTCCCCTACGATGACATGGTCCATCGGTCCTTTTTCTTTGGCCCCATGGAAGTCTCAGCACTTCGCAAACTTGTGCCAAAACACCTTCGTAAGTGTTCAACATTTGAGCTATTGACTGCTTGTTTATGGCGTTGTCGAACCATCGCAATTCAAGCTAATCCCGAGGAAGAGGTACGTATTATATGCATCGTAAACGCACGTTCCAGGTTTAATCCTCCATTATCTTCGGGGTACTATGGGAATGCATTCGCGTTCCCAGTGGCAGTAGCACAAGCAGGGAAACTTTGTCAAAACCCATTAGGGTATTCATTGGAGCTGGTGAAACAAGCAAAGAATGATGTAACAGAAGAATACATGAAATCATTAGCAGATTTAATGGTGATTAAGGGTCGACCACATTTCACGGTTATTCGATCTTACCTGGTGTCGGATGTGACACGTGCCGGGTTTGATGATGCGGATTTCGGGTGGGGCAAGGCAGTTTATGGTGGTCCAGCTAAAGGTGGAGTAGGGGCAATACCTGGAGTAGCAAGTTTTTTAATACCATTCAAGAACAAGAAAGGAGAGGCTGGAATTGTGCTACCAATTACGTTGCCAGCCCGAGCTATGGAAATATTTGTGAAAGAATTAGATGGCATGTTAAAGGGAAAGCCAATAGAACGTAAACCCGGTTTCATTTTATCTTCCTTGTAA